In a genomic window of Candidatus Methylomirabilota bacterium:
- a CDS encoding GGDEF domain-containing protein produces the protein MAKRPRSSDTPAARRIKRKILVAITLTAFLPMLVVAYLLYSYALPLLDPQIQERDLPWMMVMLAGTGLLMAAGSFMLWDLATSVVRHSGAVNTASTARRASAAGAPPVPVASPETAAVQQYVQQSDEVDSLMQSFSRMLLTIEQQAADVNEYARRLDTAYKELESTSAQLKEFSFKDEVTGLYNRRFFSIRLEEEVSRYRRFNHPVSVVLLDLDGFKAVNDELGHAAGDETLRAMADILLKQSRGINVICRYGGDEFAVLLVETSKSGARLYADRIRYVLSTWGFSHGRRITASFGIASLPEDVAPAADEVIRAADEALYAAKRAGKNRVSVHEDVVGTTPSGRPGA, from the coding sequence ATGGCCAAGCGTCCCCGGTCTTCCGACACCCCCGCGGCCCGGCGCATCAAGCGAAAGATCCTGGTCGCCATCACCCTGACCGCGTTCCTGCCGATGCTGGTGGTGGCGTACCTGCTGTACTCGTATGCCCTGCCCCTGCTGGACCCCCAGATCCAGGAGCGGGACCTGCCGTGGATGATGGTCATGCTGGCCGGCACCGGTCTCCTGATGGCCGCGGGCAGCTTCATGCTGTGGGATCTGGCCACCTCCGTGGTGCGACACAGCGGCGCAGTCAACACCGCCTCCACGGCTCGACGGGCCTCGGCGGCGGGCGCGCCGCCCGTGCCGGTCGCCAGCCCCGAGACTGCCGCGGTCCAGCAGTACGTGCAGCAGAGCGACGAGGTCGATTCACTGATGCAGTCCTTCTCGCGGATGCTCCTGACCATCGAGCAACAGGCCGCGGACGTGAACGAGTACGCGCGCCGGCTCGACACCGCCTACAAGGAGCTCGAGTCGACCAGCGCCCAGCTCAAGGAGTTCTCCTTCAAGGACGAGGTGACCGGGCTCTACAACCGACGATTCTTCTCCATCCGGCTCGAGGAAGAAGTCTCGCGCTACCGCCGCTTCAACCATCCGGTCTCGGTGGTGCTACTCGACCTCGATGGCTTCAAGGCGGTCAACGACGAGCTGGGCCACGCGGCCGGCGACGAGACCCTGCGGGCCATGGCCGACATCCTGCTCAAGCAATCCCGCGGGATCAACGTGATCTGCCGCTACGGCGGTGACGAGTTCGCGGTGCTGCTGGTCGAAACGTCCAAGAGCGGGGCGCGGCTGTACGCCGACCGGATCCGCTACGTGCTCTCGACGTGGGGCTTCTCCCACGGCCGGCGCATCACCGCCAGCTTCGGCATCGCGTCGCTGCCCGAGGACGTGGCGCCGGCCGCCGACGAGGTCATCCGCGCCGCCGACGAGGCGCTCTACGCGGCGAAGCGCGCGGGCAAGAACCGCGTCTCGGTCCACGAGGACGTCGTCGGCACCACTCCCAGCGGCCGCCCCGGAGCCTGA
- a CDS encoding HD domain-containing phosphohydrolase yields the protein MAALPSARRVLIVDDEHDIRTTLHAVFGSAGYECRTAPNGREAARLFETERSPLTITDLKMPVMDGLQLLQHLKARDADAAVIMLTGAADLTTAVESLKQGASDFILKPVNLDQVLLAAERALERRQLILERREHQALLETRVAEATRDLAAALGELRETYQATLEALGSALATREVGTELHSRRVHAYSIALARAHGLAEEAIDALGRGVLLHDIGKIGISDSILLKPGPLTPEEWAIMRSHPEFGRQILERIPFLRDAIPVVYHHHERWDGTGYPLGLAGPAIPLGARIFALADAFDAMTFDRPYSKAIPMEAARERIREAAGTHFDPDVVATFLATPLEVFQQVRARSEDRDPA from the coding sequence GTGGCCGCCCTGCCCTCGGCACGGCGCGTCCTCATCGTCGACGACGAGCACGACATTCGCACCACGCTGCACGCGGTGTTCGGCTCCGCCGGGTACGAATGCCGGACGGCGCCCAACGGGCGCGAGGCGGCGCGGCTGTTCGAGACGGAGCGCTCGCCCCTGACCATCACCGATCTCAAGATGCCGGTGATGGACGGCCTGCAGCTCCTCCAGCACCTCAAGGCCCGCGACGCCGACGCCGCGGTCATCATGCTCACCGGCGCCGCGGACCTGACCACCGCGGTGGAGAGCCTCAAGCAGGGCGCCAGCGATTTCATCCTGAAGCCGGTCAACCTGGACCAGGTGCTCCTGGCCGCCGAGCGCGCCCTCGAGCGGCGTCAGCTGATTCTCGAGCGCCGCGAGCACCAGGCCCTGCTGGAGACCCGCGTCGCGGAGGCCACCCGCGATCTCGCGGCCGCGCTGGGCGAGCTACGGGAGACCTACCAGGCCACGCTGGAGGCGCTCGGCTCCGCGCTCGCCACCCGCGAAGTGGGCACCGAGTTGCACTCGCGCCGCGTCCACGCCTACTCCATCGCCCTGGCCCGGGCCCACGGGCTGGCGGAGGAGGCGATCGACGCGCTGGGCCGCGGTGTGCTGCTGCACGACATCGGCAAGATCGGCATCTCGGACAGTATCCTGCTCAAGCCCGGGCCGCTCACGCCCGAGGAGTGGGCGATCATGCGGAGCCATCCCGAGTTCGGGCGCCAGATCCTCGAGCGCATCCCGTTCCTGCGCGACGCGATCCCGGTGGTGTATCACCACCACGAGCGCTGGGACGGCACCGGCTACCCGCTGGGGCTGGCCGGCCCGGCCATTCCGCTGGGGGCGCGGATCTTCGCGCTCGCCGATGCGTTCGACGCGATGACCTTCGACCGCCCCTACTCGAAGGCGATCCCGATGGAAGCCGCGCGCGAGCGCATCCGGGAAGCCGCGGGCACCCACTTCGACCCCGACGTGGTCGCCACCTTCCTCGCCACGCCGCTCGAGGTCTTCCAACAGGTCCGCGCCCGCTCCGAGGACCGCGATCCGGCTTGA